A region from the Nesterenkonia lacusekhoensis genome encodes:
- the hemC gene encoding hydroxymethylbilane synthase, with protein MEQFRVGTRGSRLALTQTTTAAAALSDHAQLDYELITIRSEGDVLTGPLAQMGGTGVFATALRQALFDDRCDVAVHSLKDLPAKDLEGLSIASVPPREEVRDALCAADDLTLEQLPDGAKVGTGSPRRAAQLLAARPDLDVVDIRGNVGTRLARVRGREDAAEKSPQAPEAQRGDLDAVVLAGAGLLRLGLEDHISELLSPEVMLPAPGQGALAVEVRETDADLATPLGQALALTEDLPARLETTAERALLERLNAGCSAPIGGLAQFTEEPDGGSVLRLETVVCAPDGSQVQRAGAEVPLEAGAPRDAAMELARGLGRQVAEQLLAEDTGLLEHVVDV; from the coding sequence ATGGAACAGTTCCGCGTAGGGACCCGCGGCAGTCGGCTGGCGCTGACCCAGACGACGACGGCGGCTGCGGCGCTCTCCGACCACGCACAGCTCGACTATGAGCTCATCACCATCCGCTCCGAAGGTGATGTCCTGACCGGTCCGCTGGCTCAGATGGGCGGCACCGGTGTCTTCGCCACCGCTCTGCGGCAGGCGCTCTTCGACGATCGCTGCGATGTGGCGGTCCATTCGCTGAAGGACCTGCCGGCCAAGGATCTGGAGGGCCTGAGCATCGCCTCGGTGCCCCCGCGCGAAGAGGTCCGCGACGCTCTCTGCGCCGCCGATGACCTCACTCTGGAACAGCTGCCCGACGGTGCGAAGGTGGGCACCGGCTCCCCGCGGCGCGCTGCTCAGCTGCTGGCCGCCCGGCCGGACCTGGACGTCGTAGACATCCGCGGCAACGTCGGCACCCGGTTGGCCCGAGTCCGTGGCCGTGAGGATGCTGCGGAGAAGTCGCCGCAGGCTCCTGAGGCGCAGCGCGGCGACCTGGACGCCGTCGTGCTGGCCGGTGCCGGACTGCTGCGCCTGGGCCTGGAGGACCACATCTCCGAGCTGCTGAGCCCTGAGGTCATGCTGCCCGCCCCAGGTCAGGGCGCTCTGGCCGTGGAGGTCCGCGAGACGGACGCGGATCTGGCCACCCCGCTGGGCCAGGCGTTGGCGCTGACCGAGGACCTGCCCGCCCGGCTGGAGACCACTGCGGAACGGGCGCTGCTGGAGCGGCTCAACGCCGGCTGCTCGGCACCGATCGGAGGACTCGCGCAGTTCACCGAGGAGCCTGACGGCGGCTCGGTGCTGCGTCTGGAGACCGTGGTCTGCGCACCCGACGGCTCGCAGGTCCAGCGCGCCGGGGCCGAGGTTCCCCTGGAGGCCGGCGCGCCGCGCGACGCCGCCATGGAGCTGGCCCGAGGCCTGGGCCGCCAGGTGGCCGAACAGCTGTTGGCTGAGGACACCGGGCTGCTGGAGCACGTGGTGGACGTATGA
- the hemG gene encoding protoporphyrinogen oxidase: MTSATRAESAAAARTAVVGGGIAGLAAAWELARAGVPVRLYEASDRLGGAIAPHVLAGVEVDAGAEAFATRSTAVPQLIEELGLSDQVVEPNPDGAWLQLPDLASPLPATGILGIPADPTAAEVVAILGQEGARRAAEDLSRPMQDWTSVAAGAGAGGGAAGVGSPSVGAVVRDRMGQAVLDRLVTPIVSGVHSAHADDLDMSNAAPGLFEAMLEQGSLARAVAQVKAAAPAGSAVNSLEGGLKTLVAALERRLRELGVEIRAGVAVTDLSVLDAEHVILAVDGPQLMQLAGPYADLPQRGTELGRGVALVSMVLKAPELDARPRGTGMLVAPSVEGVGAKAMTHISAKWDWASRALTQALGEGHHLVRLSYGRVDDDLAAGALGFASSDEQLLQAAAADVGTLFGLPVWRGQILDADVVRWQKALPQASAGHQQHVAQVRDALAQSWGAQNRSGPKLYAVGSWFAGTGLARVIPDARAVARLIMNDS, translated from the coding sequence ATGACATCGGCTACGAGGGCTGAATCAGCCGCAGCGGCCCGCACGGCCGTGGTCGGCGGCGGGATCGCCGGCCTGGCCGCGGCCTGGGAGCTGGCGCGCGCCGGCGTTCCGGTGCGGCTCTATGAGGCCTCGGACCGGCTGGGCGGGGCCATCGCCCCGCATGTGCTGGCCGGAGTGGAGGTCGACGCCGGAGCGGAGGCCTTCGCCACACGCTCCACTGCGGTCCCGCAGCTGATCGAGGAGCTGGGGCTCAGCGACCAGGTGGTCGAGCCCAACCCCGACGGCGCCTGGCTGCAGCTGCCCGATCTGGCCTCCCCGCTGCCGGCCACCGGCATCCTGGGGATCCCGGCCGATCCGACGGCCGCCGAGGTGGTGGCCATCCTGGGTCAGGAGGGTGCTCGGCGCGCGGCCGAGGATCTCAGCCGACCGATGCAGGACTGGACGAGCGTCGCTGCTGGGGCAGGGGCTGGCGGCGGCGCGGCCGGCGTCGGGAGCCCCAGTGTGGGTGCGGTCGTTCGTGACCGGATGGGCCAGGCGGTCCTGGATCGACTGGTGACCCCGATCGTCTCCGGAGTGCATTCGGCCCACGCTGATGACTTGGACATGAGTAATGCCGCCCCCGGGCTCTTCGAAGCCATGCTGGAGCAGGGCTCACTGGCCCGTGCCGTGGCGCAGGTGAAGGCCGCCGCGCCGGCCGGCTCGGCGGTGAACTCGCTGGAGGGCGGGCTGAAGACCCTCGTGGCGGCACTGGAGCGCAGGCTGCGCGAACTCGGCGTGGAGATCCGCGCCGGCGTCGCCGTCACTGATCTCTCCGTCCTGGATGCTGAGCACGTGATCCTGGCTGTCGACGGCCCGCAGCTCATGCAGCTGGCCGGACCCTATGCGGATCTGCCGCAGCGCGGCACGGAGCTGGGACGCGGCGTCGCGCTGGTCTCTATGGTCCTGAAAGCCCCGGAGCTGGACGCCCGGCCGCGCGGCACCGGCATGCTGGTGGCGCCCTCGGTGGAGGGCGTCGGGGCCAAGGCGATGACCCATATCTCGGCGAAATGGGATTGGGCCTCCCGCGCACTGACGCAGGCGCTCGGGGAGGGGCATCACCTGGTCCGGCTCTCCTATGGGCGTGTGGACGATGACCTCGCCGCCGGTGCGCTGGGCTTCGCCTCCTCGGACGAGCAGCTGCTTCAGGCGGCCGCCGCCGACGTCGGAACGCTCTTCGGTCTGCCCGTCTGGAGGGGACAGATCCTGGATGCCGATGTGGTCCGCTGGCAGAAGGCCCTGCCCCAGGCCTCGGCCGGGCATCAGCAGCACGTGGCCCAGGTGCGTGACGCCTTGGCGCAGAGCTGGGGCGCGCAGAACCGCTCCGGCCCGAAGCTCTACGCCGTCGGATCCTGGTTCGCAGGAACCGGATTGGCCCGGGTGATCCCTGATGCTCGTGCCGTCGCTCGGCTTATTATGAATGACTCATAA
- the hemQ gene encoding hydrogen peroxide-dependent heme synthase — MSYGSNAVRTAEDVNSSGKDWYTLYAVFKRASWRGGLTGQGRIETTTPKDKHVREFDEVIGSLVGGGLGSDDDAVELRGVYDVSGMRADADIMVWLTGHRAEKLQKALREVHRTTLLRQTELAFSAMGVHRTAEFARAHVPAFTCGVDAEDWLVVYPFNRSYDWYLMDPAKRGALLREHGLLGQEFPSVLANTTSAFALNDWEWLLALEAPQLTDLVDMMRKLRESETRYHVRDETPFYTGRRLKTTDEIIEVLH, encoded by the coding sequence ATGAGCTACGGCAGCAACGCCGTGAGGACCGCTGAGGATGTCAATTCCTCAGGCAAGGACTGGTACACCCTGTACGCCGTCTTCAAGCGCGCCTCCTGGCGCGGCGGGCTGACCGGACAGGGCCGGATCGAGACCACCACCCCCAAGGACAAGCACGTCCGGGAGTTCGATGAGGTCATCGGCTCTCTGGTCGGAGGCGGCCTCGGTTCCGATGACGACGCCGTGGAGCTGCGCGGCGTCTATGACGTCTCCGGCATGCGCGCCGACGCTGACATCATGGTCTGGCTGACCGGGCATCGGGCCGAGAAGCTCCAGAAGGCCCTGCGCGAGGTGCATCGCACGACCCTGCTGCGCCAGACCGAGCTCGCGTTCTCCGCCATGGGGGTCCACCGCACTGCCGAGTTCGCCCGTGCCCACGTCCCCGCCTTCACCTGTGGTGTCGACGCTGAGGATTGGCTGGTGGTCTACCCCTTCAACCGCAGCTACGACTGGTACCTGATGGATCCTGCCAAGCGCGGCGCCCTGCTGCGCGAGCACGGGCTGCTGGGCCAGGAGTTCCCCTCCGTGCTGGCCAACACCACCAGCGCCTTCGCGCTGAACGACTGGGAGTGGCTGCTGGCCCTGGAGGCCCCGCAGCTGACCGACCTGGTGGACATGATGCGTAAGCTGCGCGAGTCCGAGACCCGCTATCACGTCCGTGACGAGACTCCCTTCTACACCGGGCGCCGCTTGAAGACCACGGACGAGATCATCGAGGTTCTGCACTGA
- the hemE gene encoding uroporphyrinogen decarboxylase → MTRLPDDHPLVRGITADAPLLNQYRGTRTAAGEQQVPSRRPVWFMRQAGRSLPEYRALREGTTMLDACLDPEMAAEITLQPVRRHDVDAAIFFSDIVIPLRLAGIDVEIKPGVGPVLGSPVRTRADVEALPELDEAAFAPIAEAVQKTTAGLEALAQEQGRSAVTPLIGFAGAPFTLAAYMVEGRPSRDHLGPRAMMHGDPETWNALAAWAADVSGRFMRAQVMAGASAAQLFDSWAGSLGREDYAAHVQPHSAAAFSHVTGLGAEQGVEVPLIHFGTGTGDIIDLMRDAITEGAPQGSGARPAPGEEGSDRGAAHPVVGVDYRLNLTEAGRRVGAETPLQGNIDPALLTAPWEVLENHIRQVVASGAGAAGHVLNLGHGVPPETDPEVLTRVVSLIHDIGYEG, encoded by the coding sequence ATGACTCGACTTCCCGACGATCACCCGTTGGTGCGCGGAATCACCGCCGATGCCCCTCTGCTGAATCAGTACCGCGGAACCCGCACCGCCGCCGGGGAGCAGCAGGTGCCCTCCCGCCGACCCGTCTGGTTCATGCGCCAGGCCGGCCGTTCGCTCCCGGAATACCGCGCCCTGCGCGAAGGCACCACCATGCTGGACGCCTGCCTGGACCCGGAGATGGCCGCGGAGATCACGCTGCAGCCGGTCCGCCGGCACGACGTCGACGCCGCCATCTTCTTCTCCGACATCGTCATCCCGCTGCGCCTGGCCGGCATCGACGTGGAGATCAAGCCCGGTGTGGGCCCTGTGCTCGGCTCCCCGGTGCGCACCCGTGCCGATGTGGAGGCGCTGCCGGAGCTGGACGAGGCCGCCTTCGCTCCCATCGCTGAGGCGGTGCAGAAGACGACGGCCGGGCTGGAGGCGCTGGCTCAGGAGCAGGGACGCTCCGCGGTGACTCCGCTGATCGGTTTTGCCGGGGCTCCGTTCACCCTGGCCGCCTACATGGTGGAGGGCCGCCCCAGCCGTGATCACCTCGGCCCGCGGGCGATGATGCATGGGGACCCGGAGACCTGGAACGCTCTGGCGGCGTGGGCCGCCGACGTCTCCGGACGCTTCATGCGCGCCCAGGTCATGGCCGGGGCCTCGGCGGCCCAGCTCTTCGACTCCTGGGCCGGGTCGCTGGGCCGCGAGGACTATGCCGCCCATGTCCAGCCGCACTCTGCGGCCGCCTTCTCTCATGTCACTGGTCTGGGCGCTGAGCAGGGTGTGGAGGTTCCCCTGATCCACTTCGGCACCGGGACCGGAGACATCATTGATCTGATGCGCGACGCGATCACCGAGGGGGCCCCGCAGGGGTCCGGCGCGAGGCCTGCGCCCGGTGAGGAAGGCTCCGACCGAGGTGCGGCTCATCCCGTCGTCGGTGTCGACTACCGGCTGAACCTGACCGAGGCCGGACGCCGCGTGGGTGCTGAGACTCCGCTGCAGGGCAATATCGACCCGGCCCTGCTGACCGCCCCCTGGGAGGTGTTGGAGAACCACATCCGCCAGGTGGTGGCATCCGGCGCCGGTGCGGCAGGACATGTGCTGAACCTGGGCCACGGTGTGCCCCCGGAGACCGATCCGGAGGTGCTGACCCGCGTGGTGAGCCTGATCCATGACATCGGCTACGAGGGCTGA
- a CDS encoding glutamyl-tRNA reductase: MTLFSLVATHSDLDLETVGTLSSGAAVVAGSVDVPAVTLATCNRLEIYAEAPSDRPDDVDSAREQLIDAVAESSGLTRETIASSFRTLVEDDAVSHLFEVGAGLDSAVIGEREIAGQVRKSLAEAQSAGTVSGNLTKLFETATRTAKDVGTRTALGSRGRSIVSVALDIAGDMRGDAAEFYQGASVVLIGTGAYAGTSLAQLVERGVGEVAVFSGSGRAEEFVAQRAEALQAQDRIRPLAMEDLGQAFRSADVVIGCSGGNRQITAGEIRTLAGLGQPAEQGGRTAPLTVVDLALSHDFTPEVADLDGVELITLESVKMAAPAETEGSVDEARAVVADSVQQYLTQRRERSADDAIVALRQHTQQVLDEEMAKVRKHHGCTGASEEVEFAVRKIVRKLLHTPTVRARELAAEGRTEDYVKALEDVFGLEIAPRDQAAAEDSERRAPAKRRRAEDFSPAELAQMAAYLRQVPSGGFCRHHRPGDFHVERLDAVRHIQPAEVPQANGQPVTRLDRGAA, from the coding sequence GTGACTCTATTCTCTCTCGTCGCCACCCATTCGGATCTCGATCTCGAGACCGTGGGAACCCTCAGCTCAGGAGCGGCCGTTGTGGCCGGTTCTGTCGATGTGCCTGCCGTGACGCTGGCGACCTGCAACCGGCTCGAGATCTATGCCGAGGCCCCCTCGGACCGCCCGGATGACGTCGACTCCGCCCGCGAGCAGCTCATCGACGCTGTGGCCGAGTCCTCCGGACTCACCCGCGAGACCATCGCCTCCTCCTTCCGCACCCTGGTGGAGGACGACGCCGTCAGCCACCTCTTCGAAGTCGGGGCCGGACTGGACTCCGCAGTCATCGGCGAGCGCGAGATCGCCGGCCAGGTGCGCAAATCCCTGGCAGAGGCGCAGAGCGCAGGAACGGTCTCCGGCAACCTGACCAAGCTCTTCGAGACCGCCACCCGCACGGCCAAGGACGTGGGCACCCGCACAGCGCTGGGATCCCGCGGCCGGTCCATCGTCTCGGTGGCCCTGGACATCGCCGGGGATATGCGCGGCGACGCCGCTGAGTTCTACCAGGGCGCCTCAGTGGTGCTCATCGGCACCGGCGCCTATGCCGGCACGTCACTGGCCCAGCTGGTGGAGCGCGGGGTCGGCGAGGTCGCTGTCTTCTCCGGCTCCGGCCGCGCCGAAGAGTTCGTGGCCCAGCGCGCTGAGGCCCTCCAGGCCCAGGACCGCATCCGCCCCCTGGCCATGGAGGATCTGGGCCAGGCCTTCCGCAGCGCCGATGTGGTCATCGGCTGTTCCGGCGGCAACCGTCAGATCACCGCCGGAGAGATCCGCACTCTGGCCGGGCTGGGCCAGCCCGCCGAGCAGGGTGGACGCACCGCTCCCCTGACTGTGGTGGACCTGGCGCTCTCCCATGACTTCACCCCGGAGGTCGCTGACCTCGACGGCGTCGAGCTGATCACGCTGGAGTCGGTGAAGATGGCCGCCCCAGCCGAGACCGAAGGGTCTGTGGACGAGGCACGCGCCGTCGTCGCCGATTCGGTCCAGCAGTACCTGACGCAGCGCCGTGAGCGCAGCGCCGATGACGCCATCGTGGCCCTGCGCCAGCACACTCAGCAGGTCCTGGATGAGGAGATGGCCAAGGTCCGCAAGCACCACGGCTGCACCGGCGCCTCCGAGGAGGTCGAGTTCGCCGTCCGGAAGATCGTCCGGAAGCTGCTTCATACCCCCACTGTCCGCGCCCGGGAGCTGGCCGCCGAAGGTCGCACTGAGGACTACGTGAAGGCTTTGGAGGACGTCTTCGGCCTGGAGATCGCTCCGCGGGACCAGGCCGCTGCCGAGGACTCCGAGCGCCGGGCCCCGGCCAAGCGTCGCCGCGCCGAGGACTTCTCCCCCGCCGAGCTGGCCCAGATGGCTGCCTACCTGCGGCAGGTCCCCAGCGGTGGATTCTGCCGGCACCACCGCCCCGGAGACTTCCACGTGGAGCGGCTGGACGCCGTGCGCCACATCCAGCCCGCCGAGGTGCCTCAGGCCAACGGCCAGCCGGTGACCCGCTTGGACCGCGGCGCGGCGTAG
- a CDS encoding uroporphyrinogen-III synthase, with the protein MTRILLTRRPAQAGPLEAELREAGFDVGFLPLTAQRLPEDRTELTAAIERLEQGDFTVVMLTSGNTVRSLLTAGWSGDLPEDTEAAVTGPGTARVLQELTEIIDPWMPTREASAEGILAEIPHPPEDDCQLLLPQSAQARPRLAEGLAELGWEVTTVTAYETVPLDAAPLDDPLGAAPLSTGAPGVGSSAEPEGDVLLLTSSTAAQAAARLRLPAHLRLLAIGRPTAKTMEELGLPCAGVLPEISASGVRQALAR; encoded by the coding sequence GTGACTCGCATCCTGCTGACCCGCAGGCCCGCCCAGGCCGGCCCTCTGGAGGCTGAGCTGCGGGAGGCCGGCTTCGACGTCGGCTTCCTGCCGCTGACCGCTCAGCGGCTGCCCGAAGACCGGACCGAGCTCACTGCTGCGATCGAGCGGCTGGAGCAGGGTGATTTCACCGTGGTCATGCTCACCAGCGGAAACACTGTGCGCTCCCTGCTGACCGCCGGCTGGTCCGGGGATCTGCCGGAGGACACGGAGGCGGCGGTGACCGGCCCCGGCACTGCCCGTGTGCTGCAGGAGCTGACCGAGATCATCGACCCGTGGATGCCCACCCGTGAAGCCTCCGCCGAGGGGATCCTTGCCGAGATTCCGCACCCGCCCGAGGACGACTGTCAGCTGCTGCTGCCCCAGTCGGCTCAGGCTCGGCCCCGTCTGGCTGAGGGCCTGGCGGAGCTCGGCTGGGAAGTCACCACGGTGACCGCCTATGAGACGGTCCCGCTGGATGCCGCCCCGCTGGATGACCCGCTGGGTGCCGCCCCGCTGAGCACGGGAGCCCCCGGCGTCGGGAGCTCTGCCGAGCCGGAGGGTGACGTGCTGCTGCTGACCAGCTCCACCGCCGCCCAGGCCGCCGCTCGGCTCCGGCTCCCGGCGCATCTCCGGCTCTTGGCGATCGGGCGTCCGACGGCGAAGACCATGGAGGAGCTCGGCCTGCCCTGTGCCGGGGTCCTGCCAGAGATCAGTGCCTCCGGAGTCCGTCAGGCCCTGGCTCGCTAG
- a CDS encoding ferrochelatase produces the protein MTTAYNYDAILLASFGGPEGQDDVIPFLRNVTAGRGIPDERLEEVATHYRAHGGVSPINEQNRDLLDALEKELSQREIDLPLYWGNRNWDPYFPAVFQKMYEDGHRRVLVLVTSAYIGYSSNDQYLEDFDKALAETGLDGALEVVKVREFFHDKAFTAPNAEFLAAGINDVRSQLESANGAGHKPGGRIKVHWVTHSIPTATAEKQGPARIRELFGTDVYTAQHQAIADHLMSTVPEAEGLEHQMVFQSRSGDPRTPWLEPDINDQIEEDAQDGVDGVVVMPFGFISDHMEVIWDLDTEAQETAEEKGLAFHRAPTTGIHPAFVSGLVDIMGEYITHDGEPLASGEQTVPGDWSDLTGEGGWGTPVETQQS, from the coding sequence ATGACCACTGCCTACAACTATGACGCGATCCTGCTGGCCTCCTTCGGCGGCCCGGAGGGTCAGGATGATGTCATCCCCTTCCTGCGCAATGTCACTGCCGGTCGCGGCATCCCGGACGAGCGTCTGGAGGAGGTCGCCACCCACTACCGCGCCCACGGCGGCGTCAGTCCCATCAATGAGCAGAATCGTGACCTGCTGGACGCCCTGGAGAAGGAGCTGTCCCAGCGGGAGATCGATCTTCCCCTCTACTGGGGCAACCGCAACTGGGATCCCTACTTCCCGGCGGTCTTCCAGAAGATGTACGAGGACGGCCACCGCCGCGTCCTGGTGCTGGTGACCTCGGCCTACATCGGCTACTCCAGCAACGACCAGTACCTGGAGGACTTCGACAAGGCTTTGGCCGAGACCGGTCTGGACGGCGCGCTCGAGGTGGTCAAGGTGCGCGAGTTCTTCCACGACAAGGCCTTCACCGCACCCAACGCCGAGTTCCTGGCCGCGGGCATCAACGATGTGCGCTCCCAGCTGGAGTCGGCCAACGGCGCGGGCCATAAGCCCGGCGGCAGGATCAAGGTCCACTGGGTGACCCACTCCATCCCGACGGCGACGGCGGAGAAGCAGGGTCCGGCGCGGATCCGCGAGCTCTTCGGCACCGACGTCTACACCGCTCAGCACCAGGCCATCGCTGATCACCTGATGAGCACTGTGCCTGAGGCCGAGGGCCTGGAGCACCAGATGGTATTCCAGTCCCGCTCGGGCGACCCGCGCACCCCCTGGCTGGAGCCGGACATCAACGACCAGATCGAGGAGGACGCGCAGGACGGTGTGGACGGCGTCGTCGTCATGCCCTTCGGCTTCATCTCCGATCACATGGAGGTCATCTGGGACCTGGACACTGAGGCTCAGGAGACCGCCGAGGAGAAAGGCCTGGCATTCCATCGGGCGCCGACCACCGGCATCCACCCGGCCTTCGTCTCCGGGCTGGTGGACATCATGGGCGAATACATCACCCACGACGGCGAGCCCCTGGCCTCCGGTGAGCAGACCGTTCCGGGCGACTGGTCCGACCTGACCGGCGAGGGCGGCTGGGGAACCCCGGTCGAGACCCAGCAGAGCTGA